The sequence CCGCTGCTCGACCGCGTCTTCGCCCCGGGCGAGGGCAGCGACGGTGTCCCTCAGGCGCTGGTCGTCGTCCCCACCCGTGAGCTGGGCATCCAGGTCGCCAAGGATCTGGCCGCCGCCGGCCGGACGCGTGGCGTCCGGGTGCTGCCGATCTACGGCGGCGTGGCGTACGAGCCGCAGATCGACGCGCTGCGCAAGGGCGTCGAGATCCTGGTCGGCACTCCCGGCCGCCTGATGGACCTGCAGAAGCAGAAGCACCTCCGTCTGGACCGGGTGCACGCACTCGTCCTCGACGAGGCCGACCGGATGCTCGACCTGGGCTTCCTCGACGACGTCGAGAAGATCCTGGCGATGCTGCCGGAAGACCGGCAGACGATGCTCTTCTCGGCCACCATGCCGGATCCGATCGTCACCCTGTCGCGGCGCTTCCTGCGCCAGCCGATGACGATCCACGCCGGGCACACCGCCGAGACCGGCCCGTCCCCGCAGACCCAGCAGCTGGTCTACCGCACCCACTCGATGAACAAGGTCGAGGTGGTGGCGCGCATCCTCCAGGCGGAGGGGCGTGGCCTGACCATGATCTTCACGCGGACCAAGCGGGCCGCCGACCGGGTCGCCGAGGACCTCGACTTCCGCGGGTTCGCGGTCGCCGCGGTGCACGGTGACCTCGGCCAGGGCGCCCGTGAGCGGGCTCTGCGGGCCTTCCGGGCCGGCAAGATCGACATTCTGGTCGCCACCGACGTGGCGGCTCGCGGGCTGGACGTCACCGGCGTCACCCACGTCATCAACTACGACTGCCCGGAAGACCAGGACACCTACACCCACCGGATCGGTCGTACCGGCCGGGCCGGCGCGACGGGTGTCGCGGTGACCTTCGTCGACTGGGACGACATGCCGCGCTGGCGGATCATCGACAAGACCCTCGGTCTGGAGATGCCGGAGCCGCCGGAGACGTACCACACGTCGCCGCACCTCTACACCGACCTGCACATCTCCACCGACGTCAGCGGCACGCTGCCCACGGCCGAGCGCACCCGGGCCGGGCTGTCCGCCGAGATCGAAGAGGATCTGGGTGGAACGACCCGCTCCCGTCGGGGCGACAGCGGTGGTCGGGGCCCCCGACGCGGTGAGAGCCGTGGCGAGGGCCGCGGCGAGCGCCGTGGTCGAAGCGATGGCCGCCGCGACCGCTCCGACGCCGGCACGCCGGCCGTCGCCGAGGCACCTGCGGGCGACGCCGCCGACGAAGGCAGCCGTACCCCGCGCCGCCGGCGTCGCCGCCGGGCCGGCGAGGTGGTCCCGGGCGAGGCGACAGCGGTGATCTCCGCCGACGCCCCCGCCGAGCCGGCCGCCGCGTCCGACGGCGAGGCGTCCAAGCCGCGCCGCCGCCGACGCCGCCGTGGTGGCGGTTCCGGTGCGGGTACGCCGGCCGAGGCGACAGCCGACTGACCACCAGCCACACCTGACATCCCCCGCACCGCCTCGCGCGGTGCGGGGGATGTTTCCCTTCTCCCACCCCACCTGCCGAAGATGGAACGATGCCGCAACCACTGGACGCCGCCCTGACCGAGGTTCGGGCGCTGCTGCTCGACCCCGCGCTGACCCGGGCGGTCGCCGCCGGACGTCGACGCGGCCGCCGCCCCACCGTTGAGCGGGCCGAACTGCGGCCGGTGACGCTCAAGGCCGGGCCTCGGATGCAGATCACCACGTCCGACGGCGCTCGCCCGTACACCCGCAACGTCGCCTCCGGTCCCGAGGCCACAGCGGCGATCGACGAACTGCTCGCCGAGCCGTTCGGCAACTGGCACGTCGAGACGGCCGACGCGACGCTCCAGCTGCGGGTGACCAAGTCGGGCGAAGCGCAGGTGCACCGGGCCGCGACGTCCCGACCGGCGGCGACGCCCAGCGGAAACGACCGGGCCAAGGAATACCTGCTCGACCCCGGTGACCCGATCTTCGCCGAGATTGGCGGCTCGGCGGCCAAGCGCCGCCAGGTGGACGCGTTCCTGCGGGCCCTGGCCGCGACCCTGCCCGACGACCTGACCGGTCCGCTACGGGTGGTCGACCTGGGCTGCGGCAACGCGTACCTGACGTTCGCCGCGTACCGCTACCTGACGGGTCGGGGGCTCGACGTCCAGCTGATCGGCGTGGACGTCCGAGAGGACCAGCGGCGGCGCAACACCGAGCTGGCGCAGCGGCTGGGCTGGGCCGACCAGGTCAGCTTCGTGGCCGGGACGATCGCCGACGCC comes from Micromonospora vinacea and encodes:
- a CDS encoding DEAD/DEAH box helicase, which encodes MSDLTQDLLDGQELAPIAPVRPEAPTFAALGARAETVEALASAGITRAFAIQEYAIPIALRGVDLIGQAPTGTGKTLGFGVPLLDRVFAPGEGSDGVPQALVVVPTRELGIQVAKDLAAAGRTRGVRVLPIYGGVAYEPQIDALRKGVEILVGTPGRLMDLQKQKHLRLDRVHALVLDEADRMLDLGFLDDVEKILAMLPEDRQTMLFSATMPDPIVTLSRRFLRQPMTIHAGHTAETGPSPQTQQLVYRTHSMNKVEVVARILQAEGRGLTMIFTRTKRAADRVAEDLDFRGFAVAAVHGDLGQGARERALRAFRAGKIDILVATDVAARGLDVTGVTHVINYDCPEDQDTYTHRIGRTGRAGATGVAVTFVDWDDMPRWRIIDKTLGLEMPEPPETYHTSPHLYTDLHISTDVSGTLPTAERTRAGLSAEIEEDLGGTTRSRRGDSGGRGPRRGESRGEGRGERRGRSDGRRDRSDAGTPAVAEAPAGDAADEGSRTPRRRRRRRAGEVVPGEATAVISADAPAEPAAASDGEASKPRRRRRRRGGGSGAGTPAEATAD
- a CDS encoding class I SAM-dependent methyltransferase, with protein sequence MPQPLDAALTEVRALLLDPALTRAVAAGRRRGRRPTVERAELRPVTLKAGPRMQITTSDGARPYTRNVASGPEATAAIDELLAEPFGNWHVETADATLQLRVTKSGEAQVHRAATSRPAATPSGNDRAKEYLLDPGDPIFAEIGGSAAKRRQVDAFLRALAATLPDDLTGPLRVVDLGCGNAYLTFAAYRYLTGRGLDVQLIGVDVREDQRRRNTELAQRLGWADQVSFVAGTIADAVVDPAPDLVLALHACDTATDEALARAVRWEARWVLAAPCCHHDLAKQLRAHPAPGPYELLTRQGILRERFADVLTDALRAGLLRVHGYRAEVVEFVDSQHTPRNLLIRARRTGAEATGPQRAEYRELVDQWQVTPRLEALLAAGETPAS